A region from the Tachyglossus aculeatus isolate mTacAcu1 chromosome Y4, mTacAcu1.pri, whole genome shotgun sequence genome encodes:
- the USF1 gene encoding upstream stimulatory factor 1, with amino-acid sequence MKGQQKATETEEGTVQIQEGAVATGEDPTSVAIASIQSATTFPDPNVKYVFRTENGGAQVMYRVIQVAEGQLDGQTEGAGAISGYPAGQSMTQAVIQGAFTSEDAVETDGAAAAETHYTYFPGSAVGDGGAVAGTAAAGAGAATVVTAQGSEGLLGQATPPGTGQFFVMMSPQEVLQGGTQRSIAPRTHPYSPKSEAPRTTRDEKRRAQHNEVERRRRDKINNWIVQLSKIIPDCSMENTKSGQSKGGILSKACDYIQELRQSNHRLSEELQGLDQLQLDNKVLRQQVDDLKNKNLLLRAQLRHHGVEVVIKNDAN; translated from the exons GCAGCAGAAAGCCACCGAAACAGAAGAAGGGACGGTCCAGATCCAGGAAG GCGCGGTGGCGACCGGAGAGGACCCGACCAGCGTGGCCATCGCCAGTATCCAGTCGGCCACCACCTTCCCCGATCCCAACGTCAAGTATGTCTTCCGCACAGAGAACGGGGGAGCCCAG GTGATGTATCGGGTGATCCAGGTGGCCGAGGGCCAGCTGGACGGCCAGACGGAGGGCGCCGGGGCCATCAGCGGCTACCCCGCCGGTCAGTCCATGACCCAG GCGGTGATCCAGGGCGCGTTCACCAGCGAGGACGCGGTGGAGACGgatggggcggcggcggcggagacgCATTACACGTACTTCCCCGGCTCGGCCGTCGGGGACGGCGGGGCGGTGGCCGGGACGgccgcggcgggggccggggccgccacCGTCGTCACCGCCCAGGGCTCCGAGGGCCTGCTGGGACAGGCCACCCCCCCCGGCACCG GACAATTCTTCGTGATGATGTCACCGCAGGAAGTGCTGCAGGGGGGCACCCAGCGCTCCATCGCTCCCCGGACACACCCCTACTCCCC GAAGTCGGAAGCGCCCCGGACGACACGCGATGAGAAGCGACGGGCCCAGCACAACGAGG TGGAACGCCGGCGTCGGGATAAAATCAACAACTGGATCGTGCAGCTGTCGAAGATCATCCCCGACTGCTCCATGGAGAACACCAAGTCGGGCCAg AGTAAAGGCGGGATCCTGTCCAAGGCCTGCGACTACATCCAGGAGCTCCGGCAGAGCAACCACCGGCTGTCCGAGGAGCTGCAGgggctggaccagctgcagctggaCAACAAAGTCCTCAGGCAGCAG gtggACGACTTAAAGAACAAAAACCTCCTGCTCCGGGCCCAGCTGCGACATCACGGAGTGGAAGTGGTCATCAAGAACGACGCCAACTGA